The genomic segment ttctagaattaatccatgatgtcataatgatagtttaaccaggtttctaggatatatagtatattctagaattcatccatgatgtcataatgatagttgcAGACTTTTGCCTAATACCTGCAGCAAATGCCTCTACCCCGTCTTCTGGCTGGGCAGGATTTTAGGATTTTAGTTACTGCGGTGTATTTCTGCGTAATGGCCCTTCGCGTGAGTTGGGTTTGTTCACGTTGTCACTCCCTTATTTTCCGGTCTAGTATGAGGTCTTGGATAGATATACTCCTATTTAAATATTCTGAGTGTTATGGATTCCTCCTATATTTCCCTACCTTCAAGTTTCTTTtacctctgtatatatcaataccTAATAACTTCTTCTATTGGTTATTATGCTCGTCAGCTAGTAGTCACTTGGAAACTAGTATTGGTATATATTTTGACACACAATTcatattttttactttttattttacctttattttactaggcaagtcagttaagaacaaattcttattttcaatgacggcctaggaacagtgggttaactgcctgttcaggggcagaacgacagattgtcagcttggggattgcaaccttttggttactagtccaacgctctaaccactaggctaccctgccgccccaatggttCTGTATGGACTCAATATATTGTACCCGGTACTTGGCTGTGTCCTTGTATTGCTAATCACATCTGTACCTGATGTCTCACTGTGTGACTGCCGCTTTGTCTGTGATCAAGAGGTGTCAAGACCCCTGTGTTTCAAATATTGTTCTAGTCTAACAAAAAGCGTATAGTGCAATAGTACATTTACCTATGATGATTCTCCATATGACGTCTGTCTCATATGTCAGTGAGGATCATGCCTCTCTTATGATCTCTGTTCTCTTTACATACCTTTTTACAGGGGAAGTTCGCAAGTTTCTGGAGCTGTGGCTAAACCACACTTTCACACTGACACTGCCCTGCTGCTTGCACCGGCCGCTTACTCGGGgactgtagattgcttacactgagtgcttactcggggactgtagattgcttacactGAGTGCTTACTCGGGGACTGTAGATTGCTTATTACGTCATCTTAGACCTGTGTCAAAAAGAAAGCTTCTTATTCTAAATCTAGGTCATGCACTACTAACTCCCATTCTGCTGCTTCCGTGTTACTGTTGGCTGATTCTACTTAATGATACCAGCTGGTTGTTTCTACCACTTGAGGCGGCGTAGGTGGCATGTCAAGCGTCAGCTGGGAGAAGTCTATGATAGgtatctcctctgcttccccctgtTGTCCAGTTTCTGCAGGTGTGGTCCATGGTTCCATGAGGTCCCGTGAATGCCCTGTGTTGCTGTCCCCATTGCTTGATGGAGTGGGCAGATTCTTTTCATCTCTTGTCACACCAGATATacgacatccataactagtggtttcctcattagcatggAGGAGTTTATGCAATCAAATTGCCCTCGTGCTGCAATTTTAGAAAACACAAAGGGGCCTGTATTGTAGACCAAAAGTCTTCTACCACACTGCTTAGTgtttcaacaacatgaataacTTATTTCTAGTCTACAATCTTAGATGTTACTattaatgtgaaaacaagacaaaatatgacttcttgctcattttaagacaattttaacattcattacagacgtcaattgttgtacaacatctTGGCTATGCTGTTGGCATCAACTTTTACACTGGATTattgctgttgtgggcctttaatcatctgtctgactttgttgttcacacaggagagagacgtgactatcgtggatcctctggggagcctcaacaaccttgtgatgctgaggagacagagaagagtctctccagatcagaacacctcaataaacacctgcagagacccacagggaagagaactcactgctgctctgactgtgggaagagattcacatcatcaggcattaaaattcatcagagagcacacacaggagagaaatcttatagctgtggtcaatgttgGAGGAGTTTTACAACATTAATCTCTCTGaaagtacaccagagaacacacacaggagagaaaccttatagctgtgatcaatgtgggaagagttttgtttatGCTTGCcatctgactcaacaccagagaacacacacaggagagaaaccttatagctgtgatcaatgtgggaagagatttacttCATCTAGCAatctgacagtgcacaagagaatacacacaggagagaaatcttatagctgtgatcaatgtgggaggagttttagtcgatctggagatctgaaagtgcacaagagaatacacacaggagagaaatcttatagctgtgatcaatgtgggaagagatttgctacatctggccacctgactctacaccagagaacacacacaggagagaaaccttatagctgtggtcaatgtgggaggagttttagtcgatctggagatctgacagtgcacaagagaacacacacaggagagaaaccttatagctgtggtcaatgtgggaagagttttgttcaatctggccatctgactcaacaccagagaacacacaggattgaaatctcatagctgtgaccagagataatctgataaaagatctctgatcaaatattagaaaatacatacatgaagtaGTTGTTTCATGATTTCAATGAATTAACGTCACAATGTAGaatttttaacattgtagtaggagtattgtAATGATTTCACAATGTAGAAGCCTAAACGTGTGCCCACTTATGAATTGATATCAACATGTAATGGATATTATCCTCAGGGGGAATAATCCAGGCTCTGAAATGGAAGAGTACTATTTATGTGATTTAACAAAAATTGACAAACAAAAAAAGGGTtcggatcaaatcaaatttattcataaagcccttcttatatcagctgatatctcaaagtgctgtacagaaacccagcctaaaaccccaaacagcaagcaatgcaggtgttgaagcacggtggctccctagaaaggccaaaatcaaggaagaaacctagagaagaaccaggctatgaggggtggccagcccttttctggctgtgccgggtggagattataacagaacatggccaagatgttcataaaagACCAGcatagtcaaataataataatcacagtagttgtcgagggtgcaacagatcaacacctcaggagtaaatgtcagttggcttttcatagccgatcattaagagtatctcttccGTTCCTGCTGTCTatagagagtcgaaaacagcaggtttgggacaggtagcacatccggtgaacaggtcagggttccatagccgtaggcagaacagttgaaactggagcagcaacacggccaggtggactggggacagcaaggagtcatcgtgccaggtagtcctgaggcctggtgctagggctcaggttctcagagagtgagaaagagagaattagagagagcatacttaaattcacacaggacaccggataagacaggagaagtatcTCAGATAtatcaaactgaccctagccccctgacacataaactactgtagcataaatactggaggctgagacaggaggggtcaggagacactgtggccccatccgatgatacccccggacagggccaaacaggaaggatataaccccaccgaCTTTGCCAAAGCAGAGCCCCCACAccgctagagggatatcttcaaccaccaacttaccatcctgagacaaggccgagtaaagcccacaaagatctccgccatggtacaacccaagggggagcgccaacccagacaggaagatcacgtcagtgactcaacccactcaagtgacgcacccctcctagggacggcatgaaagagcaccagtttgccattgactcagcccctgtaatagggttagaggcagagaatcccagtggagagaggggaaccggccaggcagagacagcaaggacggttcgttgctccagagcctttccgtttaccttcacactcctgggccagactacactcaatcatatgacctactgaagagatgagtcttcagtaaagactttaaggttgagaccgagtctgcgtctctcacatggataggcagaccattccattcaaatGGAGATctacaggagaaagccctgcctccagctgtttgcttagaaattctagggacaattaggagttgtgttacacttaccacgttggtgacccacttgaatcaaaatgcaacacttcaaaatgtggcgtgctgttttctacaaattgtcctctaaccagggatgtactcccagattccgtgtggtttttgagctgttagttttaacaggacgtgcaacctcatctctctcctctctcacaattTTTTTTAGCATGATATCGATGAGTGATGGCAAATAAGTGTTGCATTCCCTTGTTTAGCGACCCCTAAATTTAATGCATCGCTCCCAAATGTAGCTGactcttctgcaggttgtcctctaaccagggaggtaaaatatatctcccatttccatgttttttttgttgtgtcagtttcaacagcacgtacaacctaatttcccccctaatcgatatcagtgatttattgctatttgtcaaaacaacagtgtttctttctggtgcttgtgcagtttataaggagcttgtttaaaaaatacaagtaatgtgattattgtggcagatgtttgtgtatatagcacatgttatgtttaggttttcaatttATCCCCAAACTGTTcctgcatattggttattgatttggacacgttAAAACTGTGTTCTGACATTGGGCTATCCCACCAAGCAAAATTATATTGAAAAGACGTTGAAAATATGACTATGCAGtcaaatatttcatatttacatttcatGTAACATTTGGTAGTGATATTTATTCATGCAACCAACATGACAATTGTtggtacaattatattgacattgttgcCCTGTTTTTAGAATATCAGGGTTAATTCTCACATGTGCCAAACCAAATGTTCTAGAGCATGATATTGGGGACTGGGCCCAgatccaacaacatgcctatctagtgaaccctgaaaagagagagaagctccgcAGTGAGGTGGAAAGTTATTACGGATATCGCAGGAGTTTCCTCTTGAAATCAGTCCGTGGTAAGGAAAACTTGGTTGCTGATTATCTCTGGGGTGGGCAGTCAAAAAGATTTGTGTTTTGCGTTGAGCCAGTGTGTTTATTTGGAGTTTTATCTCTTATTATTTTTCAtattgaaactgcactgttggttaggggctcgtaatgAAGCATtacactgttgtattcggtgtatgtgactaataccaTTTGATCTGAGTTTTGTTTGGGCTCGTTCCAAgaggacgagagttctagaagctagtgagttttaggaagacaagagttctagaagctagtgagttttaggaagacgagagttctagaagcaagTGAGTTGTAGGATTCTATagaaagaaaaaggagaaaaaaataacatgattgtttattattatttaggaataggtgttttttcttgtttttaattgttgacagccagtagacgCCATATTTATATTGGTGAAGGTGAAGCAGtgtagttgattataatgtgaaatggaagttgttttaTGTTGGTGGTGAGCAAAAGTTtccaacaaaaatataggatatatttgttgtcttaagggggaaggtgttacaggctttggtttttccatctatgttttgaggttggactttagcacgtcTATCTCGTTTGCCCGTAGgacgcactgattggtgtcacctcgttagtcagtatgtgttacacctgtgctggcttgtccatctcgttagtgagAAGGtttttcacctgagctggtccaggttctatttaagagtgtctggcccagtgctccagttgtcttgatagatgtggagagtcaacacctttagttgctccacctttttggttaaaatatgttttcattccaagttgaagcttctttctgaagagagcttattttttaaaatgaatcAATACAAGCAAACAAGatcggttccggggattggtatgGCAAATACCTTACGATTTGCCTGGACTGAAAATGAGATGGAGCCGTGGAGTAGAGAGACATTTGGAAGGACTATtttgatgggatgcctcaggatagaggtgaaggaagtgctctgccttcaagggaacccgaatgagaaggctttcgatgtgacgtttcacaaGGAAGAAAAACACGACGAAGtaatgaagatggcaaaggaagcggagaaaacgggatccctgtgccattatgcggtgaccagcctggcgaagaacaacttcagggtggtcaccgtaaccatgtacaatccgcacgtgaaagatgaagaggtgagggcctttctggggaggtacatggacaatgtctcctcagcgaggtacctcagggactccctgggtttctggaacgggagaagaggtttccaggcgttactcagggagtccccgaagagtgtggatggctacctccatcctccggcgatgttctccctgggggctgacaggggaacactctactatgcccgtcagcccccgttctgcaggcgttgtatggcctacggccatatcctggcctcgtgcagtgCCAAGAGGTGTCGattttgtgggtcggaagagcacgaggccaaggaatgtgacgagcccaaggcttgccacgggtgtggctcaagagcacacctgtggcgtgattgcccggctcgtcacaggtcatacgcgtctgcagctggggggggagcgggggatggggggaggaaagaaaggacgcgtgcggattgcatggatggcacaggggaaaagacggcgcaggaagaagatgggaagaaggatgaggtgggaagaaagaggcgaggagaagaaaagaatggaacagaaggagagaagaaaaaggggacggaagaaggtggaggagctgagaagagggagaaggggacagtggtacgagaaggagtggaagagggaacggggacagtggtacgagaaggagtggaagagggaacggggacagtgacggagaaggagggaggagtggatgtgggaggggagggggtgggaggggggggagatggggggaaggagtggggggacagcctgccaggcttcctcgaggtcgaaatgagggatttggtggaggggttagtggggatgggacgttgtgtctccccgctacctccttcaccaaagaagaaagggataaagagggggagcttggcaggaagtgagagggaggggggtgtggagggggaggggggggttaagagagtggcgggggggggaggggagggtaatgtggcctcccggtttgcctcagccccttgcattttagtggatgactccagtgaggggtcggtgggttgtttgctagagggatcccaactcctgtttggggagatggggtcccctatatgcagccccgaggcaaacagggagggggggatggtgggtggggagggaggacccaacacactgcctggatcatgggttgggatggaggacgggggggcgtcaggagaggagaggacgtccccgccggtggagatggaccaggggagcatcgggtgagtctcctggtttttctttgggttttgggttttttatttgttgtaaataattaaatgaatagttctgtttctttttttagtctaaatgttagggggttaagggataatgttaaaaggagggcggttttttgttatttagagggtgtggggtttgatttctgttttttacaggaggctcacctgagggatggtggggatgtgtgtagatttaagagggagtgggataagggggaatctttttggggcataggaggggtgcactcaacaggagtagggattttgtgtgggcatagagaggttaaaatagagaacacttttgtaataatgcagggtagagttttggggatagatgttaagtttagagaagctagatataggttaattggggtgtatgggccacaggtggcggcagacaggagggagatggtggactgtctggcgcccctgtgtgttacaaacaggcacttggtgataggaggagactttaatatagatttagggttaggcggtgatagcagtgcaggtgccatctctgggctaatggcttgccatggtctggttgatggtggcctgcacactactccggcaatggtcggtcctacatggcgcaactccaggggggttgcgcggaggctcgactacatttttgtatccaggtctttgggtcagttgtctgggcggctgttgcctgttttcttcacggatcacgacggggtgttcctgcaggtggggtcgctagtctgcctctttggtagggggtactggaagttagatcgggatatactggaggagcaggctttcgttgacgcatttttttgtttctttcggaggcttgacggcctccggtccatgtgcgagggggtgttagagtggtgggatttagtcaaggggaggataagggcttttataataggatattgtagaaggaaaaaaagggaggaaaggagggaggtggatcgtatccaaaggttaattgaactcgagtacgaggcaggcaacctcggcgggtcgattgactgggagagattcgcagccctaaaggcgcagctcagggagctgcaggagcagaaggctcgagctttcctggagcgtgcgcatagtggctttctagaacataatgagacttgttccgctatgttctttaagtcggttagggccagacagagtaggaaggtaatgaagggagttagggaagaaaatggtagtatagtaagtaaaccagaggaaatggtcagggtgacaactgatcatttccaaggtttatttaaggaaagggaaatagatgtagagcagggaaacgtgtttttagaacacttgtcccggcggttgccagaggacattagagacgtgatggaggcccagatctcactagaagaggttgagagcgctcttaggaggatgggaaaagggaaggtgcctgggatggatgggctgccggctgagttttacctcaagttttggggtatacttggaccagtggttctcgaagtcttgaaggccatccttgagacgggggtcccggggggatcaatggctgttggtgtgctgtcacttctttataagaagggggaagcaactgaccttggcaactggcggccattgaccatgctgtgcgtagattacaagattcttgcaaaggttttagcagaccggttgcgcacagcccttccttacgtcgtccacgaggatcagacgtgcggggtagagggccgctctataagatggaacctacagttgatcagggattccatcgcttgggttgaagatagagggctgcctttaatggtagcagcgctagatcaggcgaaagcttttgatcgcgtgaatagatcttttctattcagggtgttaggtagattaggatttggggagaagtttataggatggatccgtactttatatgttggagcggggtgtcgagttagtgtaaatagtcacttaggtgacgtttttgacctctcgtctggggtcaggcagggatgcccactctcggctctcctcttcgttctgtacatggagcctctgggggctgccattagggcagacacaggggtggaaggcttgttgatccctggaagcggtgggctgcgtgttaagatgacgcagtacgccgacgacacttccttgctgttgtgcaaggactcgtgcctgacaaggtcccttgccatctttggggatttcacccgagcgtcgggagcagttctgaaccatgcaaagtcttccgtcaagtttttcggaagatggcgcggtagaacggatgtgcctggggggttatctctctgtgaaggggccctgaggattctcggggttcattttgagacctccggctcagcgacgctaaactggaacatgcgtatcgcagtggtacagaggaagctagcaatgtggaaggctaggtatttgtcttttatgggcaaagtcctggtcctaaaggtggatgtgttgccgtctcttttgtatgtggcgTACATCTATCCATTGctggcttgtctgaggaggcctctagtgaggcttgtgtttcagtttatgtggagtggcaggtgcgagtgggtcgcaagggcacgcatgatctgtcccatcggggagggaggtaggggggtaccacatttccccctcaagctggacgccatttttgtttctttcttgttgacggagcttgctcgtccggttatacacccgtccggttacctcctgcgggtgttcttctcgaataaggcgagaagcgtaatggtgtggtctaacgcgggtcctcgggcggaacagctgccgtggcattttggccatgcggccaagtggctgcgtgcgcaccccgaggttgaagttgcccgagtaggtttagaccacaggcacctgtacgaggaggtcaggcaggcagggagtcctgcgcctgtagcgggcatctcgtcagtggtctgggagggagtgcaggcgcggggtctggacaataggctcaaggacctgaattggttgggcctccataagcgcttgccggtacgtgccatcttgtaccggtatagtttggtgcaatcccccacctgtccaagatcctcttgtggcagggaggagactgtgcgccatgccttttgggactgtgcctttgccggactagtctgggctagggcacgggtaatgctaggtgtggttaggagtgattttgttttgacatgggctaggctagagagaggcgtagggagagcaaagggaacggatagggacaggtttctgctctggcttctcatgagtctctttaaaaagggactgtgggaagccaggcagaatttagtcaagacagggagagattggggggtggaagggatagtgagaagggtggaaggtgatttgagggggaagatgaagagggaggagaggaagtgggggaagcatgcggcacgggagaggtggaaagggggtttagggctgggagtgttagagtgagtttggtaaggggatagattagggaaggggagatagggaaagggttaggtattggttaggtatgacggggagggacgatgctcccctgaggtttgtttttgtttgatgtttttgtaaatacaattaattaagaatgaatgagaattatgattttgtaatagtatgaatggtattgattgtaataaattattttaaccacctttttgattaaaatatgttttcattccaagttgaagcttctttctgaagagagcttatttttttaaatgaatcaaTACAAGCAAACAAGatcggttccggggattggtatgGCAAATACCTTACGATTTGCCTGGACTGAAAATGAGATGGAGCCGTGGAGTAGAGAGACATTTGGAAGGACTATtttgatgggatgcctcaggatagaggtgaaggaagtgctctgccttcaagggaacccgaatgagaaggctttcgatgtgacgtttcacaaagaagaaaaatacgacgaagtaatgaagatggcaaaggaagcggagaaaacgggacccctgtgccattatgcggtgaccagcctggcgaagaacaacttcagggtggtcaccgtaaccatgtacaatccgcacgtgaaagatgaagaggtgagggcctttctggggaggtacatggacaatgtctcctcagcgaggtacctcagggactccctgggtttctggaacgggagaagaggtttccaggcgttactcagggagtccccgaagagtgtggatggctacctccatcctccggcgatgttctccctgggggctgacaggggaacactctactatgcccgtcagcccccgttctgcaggcgttgtatggcctacggccatatcctggcctcgtgcagtgCCAAGAGGTGTCGattttgtgggtcggaagagcacgaggccaaggaatgtgacgagcccaaggcttgccacgggtgtggctcaagagcacacctgtggcgtgattgcccggctcgtcacaggtcatacgcgtctgcagctggggggggagcgggggatggggggaggaaagaaaggacgcgtgcggattgcatggatggcacaggggaaaagacggcgcaggaagaagatgggaagaaggatgaggtgggaagaaagaggcgaggagaagaaaagaatggaacagaaggagagaagaaaaaggggacggaagaaggtggaggagctgagaagagggagaaggggacagtggtacgagaaggagtggaagagggaacggggacagtggtacgagaaggagtggaagagggaacggggacagtgacggagaaggagggaggagtggatgtgggaggggagggggggagatggggggaaggagtggggggacagcctgccaggcttcctcgaggtcgaaatgagggatttggtggaggggttagtggggatgggacgttgtgtctccccgctacctccttcaccaaagaagaaagggataaagagggggagcttggcaggaagtgagagggaggggggtgtggagggggaggggggggttaagagagtggcgggggggggggggggggtaatttgtcctcccggtttgcctcagccccttgcattttagtggatgactccagtgaggggtcggtgggttgtttgctagagggatcccaactcctgtttggggagatggggtcccctatatgcagccccgaggcaaacagggagggggggatggtgggtggggagggaggacccaacacactgcctggatcatgggttgggatggaggacgggggggcgtcaggagaggag from the Oncorhynchus clarkii lewisi isolate Uvic-CL-2024 unplaced genomic scaffold, UVic_Ocla_1.0 unplaced_contig_382_pilon_pilon, whole genome shotgun sequence genome contains:
- the LOC139394490 gene encoding zinc finger protein ZFP2-like, with amino-acid sequence MNEKNLPTPSSNGDSNTGHSRDLMEPWTTPAETGQQGEAEEIPIIDFSQLTLDMPPTPPQVDCGKRFTSSGIKIHQRAHTGEKSYSCGQCWRSFTTLISLKVHQRTHTGEKPYSCDQCGKSFVYACHLTQHQRTHTGEKPYSCDQCGKRFTSSSNLTVHKRIHTGEKSYSCDQCGRSFSRSGDLKVHKRIHTGEKSYSCDQCGKRFATSGHLTLHQRTHTGEKPYSCGQCGRSFSRSGDLTVHKRTHTGEKPYSCGQCGKSFVQSGHLTQ